The following proteins come from a genomic window of Anopheles ziemanni chromosome 3, idAnoZiCoDA_A2_x.2, whole genome shotgun sequence:
- the LOC131287140 gene encoding probable methyltransferase-like protein 15 homolog translates to MLRLSLCRTRSALVSKIDLERCYSSGRSKATRQKQLAPHLPVMTTETIQFLEPKKDEVFIDMTFGAGGHTRALLEASPGVTVVALDRDPHAHQLACTMAEEYPGRLIPVLGRFSELPSLLRTLDGYDRQRFFNGILFDFGCSSMQFDEASRGFSIAHDSPLDMRMDKDRCPEQLSAAEVLARIQEQDLARILKVYGEEKQSKKIARAIVNARLTVKRIETTAELASIVAHCLSQGEPGPAAFEYRQDKLRRPAHVATKTFQALRIFVNNELNEINYGMVLAKHLLRTGGKLVTIAFHSLEDTIVKRHLTGHVVDDVASRVPLQLISHTLAHETDTMQEVMKPNWRQMTKHVVVPSDDEVAENPRSRSAKLRAAVRLS, encoded by the coding sequence ATGCTTAGGCTGTCATTGTGCCGAACACGATCGGCTTTAGTTAGTAAGATAGATTTAGAAAGATGTTATTCGAGTGGTAGATCGAAAGCAACCCGGCAAAAACAGCTGGCACCCCATCTCCCGGTGATGACCACGGAGACGATTCAGTTTCTAGAGCCAAAGAAAGATGAAGTGTTTATCGATATGACGTTTGGCGCTGGTGGGCACACACGCGCCCTCCTCGAGGCGTCCCCTGGCGTGACCGTGGTTGCCCTGGACCGTGATCCTCATGCGCACCAGTTAGCGTGTACCATGGCGGAAGAGTACCCCGGCCGCCTCATCCCGGTGTTGGGTAGGTTCTCCGAGCTACCCTCGCTCTTACGTACCCTCGACGGGTACGACCGGCAGCGATTCTTCAACGGCATTCTGTTCGATTTCGGCTGCTCGTCAATGCAGTTCGATGAAGCTTCTCGGGGCTTTTCGATCGCGCACGACAGTCCGCTCGACATGCGCATGGACAAGGATCGCTGCCCGGAGCAACTGTCGGCCGCGGAAGTGCTCGCCCGAATCCAAGAGCAGGACCTCGCCCGCATTCTTAAGGTGTACGGTGAGGAGAAACAGTCGAAAAAGATCGCCCGTGCCATCGTCAACGCACGGCTCACGGTGAAGCGCATCGAAACGACGGCGGAACTGGCCAGCATTGTAGCGCACTGTCTCAGCCAAGGTGAGCCTGGCCCGGCCGCTTTCGAGTACCGGCAAGATAAACTACGCCGACCGGCCCACGTGGCCACGAAAACGTTCCAAGCGCTACGCATCTTCGTCAACAACGAGCTGAACGAGATCAACTACGGGATGGTGCTGGCGAAACATCTACTCCGGACCGGCGGAAAGCTCGTCACAATCGCATTTCATTCGCTCGAGGACACGATCGTCAAGCGGCACCTCACGGGACACGTTGTAGACGACGTGGCCAGCCGGGTGCCACTGCAGCTCATTAGTCATACGCTGGCGCACGAAACCGACACGATGCAGGAGGTGATGAAACCGAACTGGAGGCAAATGACCAAGCACGTGGTCGTTCCATCGGATGACGAGGTGGCCGAAAACCCAAGAAGTCGATCGGCTAAGCTAAGAGCGGCGGTACGGTTGAGTTGA
- the LOC131286208 gene encoding C-1-tetrahydrofolate synthase, cytoplasmic — protein MLSGAKILSGTDVAKEIREKLKKDVADIRRQVPTLVPGLAIVQVGGREDSNVYIRMKIKAAEEIGIYAEHVQLPRTTTQDELLATVKRLNEDPCFHGIIVQMPLDSDTPIDAHLITDAVSPEKDVDGLNTINEGRVATGDMSGFLPCTPNGCMELIKRTGTPIAGSYAVVIGRSKIVGTPMSELLKWHDATVTVCHSKTKNLNLLIKKADILVVAVGRPEMVRGAWIKPGAVVIDCGINSIPDPTKKSGQRLVGDVKYEEALPVAAHVTPVPGGVGPMTVAMLMQNTVQSAQRVARRLIEMEFRWCLKPLPLKLTEPVPSDIDIARAQEPKDVTVLAQEIGLIPSEVSLYGTKKAKVSLKVLERLQYEDNGKYIVVAGITPTPLGEGKSTTLVGLVQALTAHKRCNSIACLRQPSQGPTFGIKGGAAGGGYSQVIPMEDFNLHLTGDIHAVTAANNLLAAQLDARIFHEATQTDQALYERLVPAIKGSRKFAPIQLRRLKRLGIEKTDPYTLTVDEIRRFARLNIDPHNVVWTRVLDVNDRYLRKITIGLSPTEKNLTRDTSFAISVSSEIMAILALATSLEDMKQRLAKMVVAFDKTGNPVTADDLGVTGSMMVLLKDAIEPTLMQTLEGTPVLVHAGPFANIAHGCSSIVADDIGMKLVGKRGYVVTEAGFGSDIGMEKFFNIKCRASGKVPNAVVLVTTVRALKMHGGGPIVTAGAPLRREYVTENLELLERGLPNLLKHIENGLKYGVPVVVAINAHSSDTPAEHELVRMAAKGVGAFDAIVSNHWAKGGEGAAELAQAVIDACNRPAEFKLLYELDLSIEDKITKIAKEMYGAGTIELNSKVRDAIRLYTEKGFGKLPICMAKTSMSLTGDASVKGAPKDFKLVINDICLSAGAGFIVPMCGEISKMPGLPTRPSIFDIDLNTETGEIEGLF, from the exons ATGCTCAGTGGTGCGAAAATACTGTCCGGCACGGATGTAGCCAA AGAAATCCGTGAGAAGCTCAAAAAGGATGTGGCCGATATCCGGCGCCAGGTGCCAACGCTCGTGCCCGGACTGGCGATCGTGCAGGTTGGTGGGCGCGAGGACTCGAACGTGTACATCCGAATGAAGATCAAGGCGGCCGAAGAGATCGGCATCTACGCCGAGCACGTCCAGCTACCGCGCACGACCACGCAGGACGAGCTGTTGGCAACG GTCAAACGACTTAACGAGGATCCCTGCTTCCACGGCATCATCGTGCAGATGCCGCTGGATTCGGACACACCGATTGATGCGCATCTCATCACGGACGCCGTTTCGCCCGAAAAGGACGTCGATGG CCTCAACACGATCAACGAAGGACGTGTCGCAACGGGGGACATGTCCGGATTTCTACCCTGCACACCGAACGGATGCATGGAGCTGATCAAGCGGACGGGGACACCGATCGCCGGCTCGTACGCAGTCGTCATCGGCCGTAGCAAGATCGTCGGTACGCCCATGTCGGAGTTGCTCAAGTGGCACGACGCCACCGTCACCGTGTGCCACTCGAAGACGAAGAATCTTAACCTGCTGATCAAGAAGGCGGACATTCTGGTGGTCGCAGTCGGCCGGCCCGAGATGGTCCGGGGTGCCTGGATCAAGCCCGGTGCCGTCGTGATCGATTGTGGCATCAACTCCATCCCGG ATCCAACGAAGAAGAGCGGCCAGCGGCTGGTCGGGGACGTGAAGTACGAGGAGGCGCTGCCCGTCGCCGCACACGTCACACCGGTCCCGGGCGGTGTCGGGCCGATGACGGTCGCGATGCTGATGCAAAACACCGTTCAGTCTGCCCAGAGAGTCGCTCGGAGATTGATCGAAATGGAGTTCCGCTGGTGTCTGAAGCCGCTGCCCCTGAAGCTCACCGAACCGGTTCCGAG TGATATTGACATTGCGCGCGCCCAAGAGCCGAAAGATGTGACCGTGCTGGCGCAGGAGATCGGACTCATACCGTCCGAGGTTTCGCTGTACGGCACGAAGAAGGCAAAGGTGTCCTTGAAGGTGCTCGAGCGGCTGCAGTACGAGGACAATGGCAAATACATCGTCGTCGCCGG AATCACGCCGACACCGCTCGGGGAGGGTAAGAGTACCACGTTGGTCGGTTTGGTGCAGGCGCTGACGGCGCACAAGCGCTGCAACTCGATCGCCTGCCTGCGCCAGCCCTCGCAAGGGCCGACGTTCGGCATCAAGGGTGGAGCGGCCGGCGGTGGCTACTCGCAGGTGATCCCGATGGAGGACTTCAACCTGCATCTGACCGGCGACATTCACGCGGTGACGGCCGCGAACAATCTGCTGGCGGCCCAGCTGGACGCACGCATCTTCCACGAGGCCACGCAGACCGATCAAGCCCTGTACGAGCGGCTCGTGCCGGCCATCAAGGGGTCGCGCAAGTTCGCCCCGATTCAGCTGCGCCGCCTGAAGCGGCTCGGCATCGAGAAGACGGACCCGTACACGCTGACGGTGGATGAGATCCGGCGCTTCGCCCGGCTCAACATCGATCCGCACAACGTCGTGTGGACGCGCGTGCTGGACGTGAACGATCGGTATCTGCGCAAGATCACGATCGGCCTGTCGCCGACGGAGAAGAATCTGACGCGCGACACCAGCTTCGCGATTTCGGTGTCGAGCGAGATCATGGCCATCCTGGCGCTGGCGACCAGCCTCGAGGACATGAAGCAGCGGCTGGCGAAGATGGTGGTGGCGTTCGATAAGACGGGCAATCCGGTTACGGCCGACGATCTCGGTGTGACCGGGTcgatgatggtgctgctgaaGGACGCGATCGAGCCGACGCTGATGCAGACGCTCGAGGGCACCCCGGTGCTGGTGCATGCCGGTCCGTTCGCCAACATCGCCCACGGTTGTTCGTCGATCGTGGCGGACGATATCGGGATGAAGCTGGTCGGAAAGCGGGGCTACGTGGTGACGGAGGCTGGCTTCGGGTCCGACATCGGCATGGAGAAGTTCTTCAACATCAAGTGCCGCGCGTCCGGCAAGGTACCGAACGCGGTTGTCCTCGTGACGACGGTGCGCGCCTTGAAGATGCACGGCGGTGGTCCGATCGTAACCGCCGGTGCACCGCTGCGTCGTGAGTACGTTACCGAGAACCTGGAGCTGCTCGAGCGGGGCCTGCCGAACCTGCTGAAGCACATCGAGAACGGGTTGAAGTATGGTGTCCCGGTTGTGGTTGCGATCAACGCGCACAGTAGCGATACGCCGGCCGAACATGAGCTGGTCCGCATGGCCGCCAAGGGTGTCGGGGCGTTCGACGCAATCGTGTCGAACCACTGGGCAAAGGGCGGCGAAGGGGCTGCTGAGCTGGCGCAGGCCGTCATCGATGCTTGCAACCGGCCAGCCGAGTTCAAGCTGCTCTACGAGCTGGACCTTTCGATCGAGGATAAGATCACGAAGATCGCCAAGGAGATGTATGGCGCCGGTACGATCGAGCTGAACAGCAAGGTCCGCGATGCCATTCGACTCTACACCGAGAAG GGCTTCGGTAAGCTGCCGATCTGCATGGCGAAAACGTCGATGTCGCTGACGGGTGATGCCAGCGTCAAGGGGGCCCCGAAGGATTTCAAGCTGGTCATCAACGATATCTGCCTGTCGGCCGGTGCTGGTTTCATCGTACCGATGTGTGGCGAAATCTCCAAGATGCCCGGCCTTCCGACCCGCCCGTCTATCTTCGACATTGACCTCAACACCGAAACGGGCGAGATCGAGGGCTTATTTTAG
- the LOC131287141 gene encoding ubiquinol-cytochrome-c reductase complex assembly factor 2, producing MSQHYKKFLSLLERWPLDKSKVGRDLGQYLRDQLSAVLGTSNIIAVKDERLNRQFRSLENIVNDVHAKRHPRTLNSTATGLSGEQCREVLSTEFLQILQKKN from the coding sequence ATGTCCCAGCACTATAAAAAATTCCTTAGTCTTTTGGAGCGGTGGCCGTTGGATAAGAGCAAGGTGGGACGTGATTTAGGACAGTATCTGCGTGACCAGCTGTCGGCAGTCCTCGGCACGTCGAATATCATCGCCGTAAAGGACGAACGGCTGAATCGACAGTTTCGTTCGCTGGAAAACATCGTAAACGACGTGCACGCGAAGCGCCATCCTCGGACACTGAACTCGACCGCCACTGGTTTAAGCGGCGAGCAGTGTCGCGAAGTGTTGTCCACAGAGTTTTTGCAGATCCTGCAGAAGAAAAACTAG